From Pseudomonas sp. B21-028, one genomic window encodes:
- a CDS encoding Lrp/AsnC ligand binding domain-containing protein, which produces MRTNTQTKRELDKIDRNILRILQADGRISFTELGEKVGLSTTPCTERVRRLEREGIIMGYNARLNPQHLKGSLLVFVEISLDYKSGDTFEEFRRAVLKLPHVLECHLVSGDFDYLVKARISEMASYRKLLGDILLKLPHVRESKSYIVMEEVKESLNLPIPD; this is translated from the coding sequence GTGCGTACCAATACCCAGACCAAGCGCGAGCTGGACAAGATCGACCGCAACATCCTGCGTATCCTCCAGGCAGACGGGCGGATCTCCTTCACCGAACTGGGGGAAAAGGTCGGCCTCTCCACAACGCCCTGCACCGAGCGGGTACGGCGTCTGGAGCGCGAAGGGATCATCATGGGCTACAACGCCCGGCTCAACCCGCAGCACTTGAAGGGCAGCCTGCTGGTGTTTGTCGAGATCAGCCTCGATTACAAATCCGGCGACACCTTCGAAGAGTTCCGACGTGCCGTGCTGAAACTGCCTCACGTGCTGGAGTGCCACCTGGTGTCGGGGGATTTCGACTACCTGGTGAAGGCGCGGATTTCCGAGATGGCCTCATACCGCAAACTGTTGGGCGATATCCTGCTCAAACTGCCCCATGTGCGGGAGTCCAAGAGTTATATCGTGATGGAAGAGGTGAAGGAGAGCCTGAACCTGCCGATTCCAGATTGA
- a CDS encoding FAD-binding oxidoreductase, whose protein sequence is MNARVQQPVPSHAHAASYYAASSLPQPDHPLLQGELLADVCVVGGGFSGLNTAIELAERGMSVVLLEAHKIGWGASGRNGGQLIRGVGHGLDQFAPVIGTEGVRQMKLMGLEAVEIVRQRVERFQIACDLTWGYCDLANKPSELEGFAEDAEELRSLGYRHPTRLLQAHEMHSVVGSDRYVGGLIDMGSGHLHPLNLALGEADAAQRLGVKLFEQSAVTRIDYGPEVKVYTQHGSVRAKTLVLGCNAYLNGLNKELSGKVLPAGSYIIATEPLSQAQAQALLPQNMAVCDQRVAVDYYRISADRRLLFGGACHYSGRDPQDIAAYMRPKMLKVFPQLAEVKIDYQWGGMIGIGANRLPQIGRLKDQPNVYFAQAYSGHGVNATHLAGKLLAEAISGQQGGGFDLFAQVPHITFPGGQHLRSPLLALGMLWHKLKELV, encoded by the coding sequence ATGAACGCCCGTGTTCAGCAACCTGTCCCGAGCCACGCGCACGCCGCCTCCTACTATGCCGCCAGCAGCCTGCCGCAACCGGACCATCCGTTGCTGCAAGGCGAGCTGCTGGCGGACGTCTGCGTGGTCGGCGGCGGGTTCTCGGGGCTGAACACGGCCATCGAACTGGCCGAGCGCGGCATGAGCGTCGTGTTGCTCGAAGCGCACAAGATCGGCTGGGGAGCCAGTGGGCGTAACGGCGGCCAATTGATCCGCGGGGTCGGTCATGGCCTGGATCAGTTCGCTCCGGTGATCGGTACCGAGGGCGTCCGCCAGATGAAACTCATGGGCCTCGAGGCAGTGGAAATCGTCCGGCAGCGCGTCGAGCGTTTCCAGATCGCCTGCGACCTCACCTGGGGTTACTGCGACCTCGCCAACAAACCCTCCGAGCTGGAAGGCTTCGCCGAGGACGCCGAAGAGCTGCGCAGCCTGGGCTATCGTCACCCGACCCGGCTGCTGCAAGCCCATGAGATGCACAGCGTGGTGGGCTCGGACCGCTATGTCGGCGGCCTGATCGACATGGGTTCCGGCCACCTGCACCCACTGAACCTGGCTCTGGGCGAAGCCGACGCCGCGCAGCGGCTGGGGGTCAAGCTGTTCGAACAATCGGCGGTGACCCGGATCGACTATGGTCCTGAAGTAAAGGTATATACCCAGCACGGCTCGGTTCGCGCCAAGACCCTGGTACTCGGTTGCAATGCCTATCTCAATGGCCTCAACAAGGAATTGAGCGGCAAGGTACTGCCGGCCGGCAGCTACATCATCGCCACCGAGCCTCTGAGCCAGGCTCAGGCCCAAGCGCTGTTGCCACAGAACATGGCGGTCTGCGACCAGAGAGTGGCCGTGGATTACTACCGGATTTCGGCAGATCGACGCTTGCTGTTCGGCGGGGCTTGTCACTATTCGGGACGCGATCCGCAGGACATTGCCGCTTATATGCGTCCGAAGATGCTCAAGGTCTTCCCGCAGCTGGCGGAGGTGAAGATCGACTATCAATGGGGCGGGATGATCGGTATCGGCGCCAACCGACTGCCGCAGATCGGCCGGCTCAAGGACCAGCCCAACGTGTACTTCGCCCAGGCTTATTCCGGCCATGGCGTGAACGCCACACACCTGGCCGGCAAGCTATTGGCCGAGGCCATCAGTGGCCAGCAAGGCGGTGGGTTCGATCTGTTCGCCCAGGTCCCGCACATCACCTTTCCCGGCGGCCAGCACCTGCGTTCGCCGCTGCTGGCGCTGGGGATGTTGTGGCACAAGTTGAAAGAGCTGGTTTGA
- a CDS encoding YkgJ family cysteine cluster protein, with translation MSCNSQKIRTLRQQIPSFECVPGCHDCCGPVTTSPEEMARLPRKTRAEQDAALEALDCVHLGPNGCTVYDERPLICRLFGTTATLPCPNGRRPVELIHPRVEQQIHEYMAANRQVLV, from the coding sequence ATGAGTTGCAACAGTCAGAAAATCCGTACGCTGCGCCAGCAGATTCCTTCGTTCGAATGCGTACCCGGTTGCCACGACTGCTGCGGGCCGGTAACCACCTCACCCGAGGAAATGGCCCGCCTGCCGCGCAAGACCCGCGCCGAACAGGACGCCGCTCTGGAAGCACTCGATTGCGTGCACCTGGGGCCGAACGGTTGCACCGTGTATGACGAGCGGCCGCTGATCTGCCGGTTGTTCGGTACCACGGCGACGTTGCCATGCCCCAATGGGCGGCGACCGGTGGAGTTGATCCATCCCCGGGTCGAGCAGCAGATTCATGAGTACATGGCTGCCAATCGGCAGGTGTTGGTTTGA
- a CDS encoding DUF1127 domain-containing protein has product MNGLSDVRLTLHSQELEAGQEKGLRGASFRTAPACLSRWDLFWHRLHTRRVLLELTPEQLRDIGISRQQAREEGLKPFWRS; this is encoded by the coding sequence ATGAACGGCTTGAGCGATGTGCGGCTGACGCTACACAGTCAGGAACTGGAGGCTGGACAGGAAAAGGGACTTCGCGGCGCAAGCTTTCGAACTGCCCCAGCCTGCCTGAGCCGCTGGGACTTGTTCTGGCATCGTCTGCATACACGCCGAGTCTTGCTGGAGCTGACACCCGAACAGTTGCGTGATATCGGGATAAGTCGGCAGCAGGCGCGGGAGGAGGGCTTAAAGCCGTTCTGGCGTAGCTGA